From Staphylococcus delphini, one genomic window encodes:
- a CDS encoding bifunctional glycosyltransferase/CDP-glycerol:glycerophosphate glycerophosphotransferase: protein MHALSIIVPFYNSEEYITECISYIKRQRNQDFELILVNDGSTDRSEPLLDEALADYDKKVKYIKLETNQGHAHARNVGMQAVETPYFMFVDADDKLATYAVNFYLKHIQSFDGLIAPVHEFALNMPQFVDQDRVQIKYLDTTSNPNSFLRKNTACNIIFKTGIVKGHNLQFNESLKVYTDWSFILDYVQYAQNFIRVTHFPFYFKGEVYDPFETNTLSEQNFDFLFEDYAKSFIDALSRVKNKQTRTFIKQRMLNTLHNDFSPNLRETAQRFATHQDALAQVVRHLGVDILKEHKILFTLEAFALAFRKIGWASSINRLRFVMRHAKRVVLRQKGKERSQYFLTDKEENVNKKTVVFESFGGKNYSDSPKYIYEYMKDHYPELNYKWVFKQPEYNVVPGEVEKVEKNSKAYYQAYSEAKFWVSNARIPLFLNKKPNQIYIQTWHGTPLKRLANDMKVVRMPGTTTALYKRNFHKESSRWDHLVSPNRYSTEIFRTAFWMPPEKVLEIGYPRNDILVNRADDTALQQSIKEELNIPEGKKIIMYAPTWRDDEFIKKGQYTFELKIDLPRLQQELGDEYVILLRMHYLIANALDLNGYEDFAIDVSNYNDISKLYLISDCLITDYSSVMFDYGILKRPQFFFAYDIEKYDKNLRGFYIDYHKDLPGPIYTEPGALIEGLKQLDAVKSEYKTRIDAFYNRFCSIENGRASQYIGDMIYNEIQKNLD from the coding sequence ATGCATGCACTATCCATTATAGTGCCATTTTACAACTCAGAGGAGTACATCACAGAGTGTATCAGTTATATTAAACGTCAACGTAATCAAGACTTCGAGCTTATTCTTGTCAATGATGGTTCCACGGATCGCAGTGAACCTTTACTCGATGAAGCTTTAGCAGATTACGATAAAAAAGTAAAATACATTAAATTAGAAACAAACCAAGGTCATGCGCATGCGCGTAATGTAGGGATGCAAGCTGTTGAAACACCTTACTTTATGTTTGTCGATGCTGATGATAAATTGGCAACTTATGCTGTTAACTTTTATTTAAAACATATTCAAAGCTTTGACGGCCTCATTGCACCTGTACACGAATTTGCATTGAATATGCCACAATTCGTCGATCAAGACCGTGTGCAAATCAAATATTTAGATACAACAAGTAATCCTAATTCATTTTTAAGAAAAAACACAGCATGTAATATCATCTTTAAAACGGGTATCGTAAAAGGCCACAATCTTCAATTTAACGAATCATTAAAAGTGTATACAGATTGGTCATTTATTTTAGATTATGTTCAATACGCACAAAACTTCATTCGCGTGACGCATTTCCCATTTTATTTCAAAGGTGAAGTGTATGATCCGTTTGAAACGAATACTTTGTCTGAACAAAACTTTGATTTCTTATTTGAAGACTATGCCAAAAGCTTTATAGATGCGTTGTCTCGTGTGAAAAATAAACAAACGCGCACATTTATTAAACAGCGCATGCTCAATACATTACATAACGACTTTTCACCGAACTTACGTGAAACTGCTCAGCGCTTTGCGACACATCAAGATGCACTCGCTCAAGTGGTCCGTCACCTTGGTGTAGACATTCTGAAAGAGCATAAAATATTGTTCACTCTTGAAGCCTTTGCTTTAGCATTCAGAAAAATAGGATGGGCTTCAAGTATTAACCGATTGCGTTTTGTGATGCGTCATGCCAAACGTGTCGTATTACGTCAAAAAGGTAAAGAACGTTCTCAATATTTCTTAACCGATAAAGAAGAAAATGTGAATAAAAAAACAGTTGTCTTTGAATCGTTTGGTGGAAAAAATTATAGCGACAGTCCAAAATACATTTATGAATATATGAAAGACCATTATCCTGAACTGAACTACAAATGGGTGTTCAAACAACCAGAATATAACGTTGTCCCAGGAGAAGTTGAGAAAGTTGAAAAAAATTCAAAAGCGTATTATCAAGCGTATTCAGAAGCAAAATTCTGGGTGTCTAATGCACGTATTCCATTGTTCTTAAATAAAAAGCCAAACCAAATTTACATTCAAACTTGGCACGGCACACCTTTAAAACGTCTTGCCAATGATATGAAAGTTGTCAGAATGCCAGGTACAACAACTGCACTGTATAAACGTAATTTCCATAAAGAATCTTCACGTTGGGACCACTTAGTGTCACCGAACCGTTATTCAACAGAAATTTTCCGTACTGCATTTTGGATGCCACCGGAAAAAGTGTTAGAAATCGGCTACCCACGTAACGACATTTTAGTGAATCGTGCAGATGATACCGCGTTACAACAAAGCATCAAAGAAGAACTCAACATTCCTGAAGGCAAAAAAATCATCATGTACGCACCGACATGGCGTGATGACGAATTCATTAAAAAAGGCCAATATACGTTTGAATTGAAAATTGATCTGCCCCGTTTACAGCAAGAATTAGGCGATGAATATGTCATTTTATTACGTATGCACTATTTGATTGCCAACGCCCTTGATTTAAACGGTTATGAAGATTTTGCGATTGATGTGTCGAATTATAATGATATTTCGAAGCTGTACTTAATTAGTGACTGCTTGATTACAGATTACTCTTCAGTGATGTTCGACTACGGTATTTTGAAACGACCACAATTTTTCTTTGCTTATGACATTGAAAAATATGATAAAAATTTACGTGGTTTCTACATTGATTACCATAAAGATTTACCAGGTCCAATTTATACAGAACCGGGTGCATTGATTGAAGGATTAAAGCAATTAGATGCGGTTAAATCGGAGTACAAAACTCGAATTGACGCGTTTTATAATCGTTTCTGTTCAATTGAAAACGGACGTGCGTCACAATATATCGGCGACATGATTTATAACGAAATTCAGAAAAACTTAGACTAA
- a CDS encoding glycosyltransferase yields the protein MLYTITSTLPEVHGGRTKSLLKRIQFMENHFQEPHTILTTNYNPNYSRVIERFRERQILSEDTKVVNIYEWFTNGKIEQFPYTKFKKKPKYHEIPIEIKGLTYQQSKKDAKVFRYYKGDTYMLYRKYYDVTLGILHIEDVMIPSQKHKLERREYNEYGYLHRVILYDKKDNFKLSETLYDRDGEVYCIRHFKGNKVSHIYLYQNGNITHAFDDEKDFFTYFFENVIEAGAKVFNDARLLDRAILNVSQPIKKIFMIHSSHKNVDDSIKKSFGIINQRADEIDQIVVLTEQQKQEMIEDFNISAQRISVLPHFMTIQEPQHVERKPRFLYIGRIDENKQLSHILKAFKIYQEAGYDYGLDIYGHGESRPVEQMEQAIRELNLGDKVQFHGKTNQPDKVFSQHVASLLTSQFEGFSLSVMESINNGCPVLAYDIRYGPREMIKNGENGYLVESQNIEDLADKMMKITEHPITDVKLDDRFAIQHAAEKYAALLQSVE from the coding sequence ATGCTTTATACTATTACATCGACGCTACCGGAAGTTCATGGTGGACGTACGAAGTCACTATTAAAAAGAATTCAATTTATGGAAAATCATTTCCAAGAACCACATACGATTTTGACTACGAATTATAACCCAAATTATTCGCGAGTGATTGAGCGGTTTAGAGAACGTCAAATTTTAAGTGAAGATACAAAAGTCGTGAACATTTATGAATGGTTTACAAATGGGAAAATTGAGCAATTCCCGTATACGAAATTTAAAAAGAAGCCTAAATATCATGAAATACCGATTGAAATAAAAGGCTTAACTTATCAACAAAGTAAAAAAGATGCTAAAGTTTTCCGTTACTACAAAGGGGATACTTATATGTTGTATAGGAAATACTATGACGTTACGTTAGGCATTTTGCATATTGAAGATGTGATGATACCGAGTCAAAAACATAAATTAGAGCGTCGAGAATACAATGAATATGGTTATTTACATCGTGTTATTTTGTATGATAAAAAAGATAACTTTAAATTAAGTGAAACATTGTATGATCGTGATGGTGAAGTCTATTGTATTCGTCATTTTAAAGGGAATAAAGTTTCTCATATTTACCTATATCAAAATGGAAATATTACGCATGCCTTTGATGATGAGAAAGACTTTTTCACTTATTTTTTCGAAAATGTAATTGAAGCTGGTGCTAAAGTATTCAATGATGCGCGTTTGTTAGACCGTGCGATTTTAAACGTATCACAGCCGATTAAAAAAATTTTTATGATTCACAGTAGTCATAAAAATGTTGATGATAGTATTAAAAAAAGTTTCGGAATTATTAATCAGAGAGCGGACGAAATTGATCAAATTGTCGTATTAACAGAGCAACAAAAACAAGAAATGATAGAAGATTTTAATATATCGGCGCAACGGATCTCAGTCTTGCCACATTTCATGACGATTCAAGAACCGCAACACGTTGAAAGGAAACCACGCTTCTTATATATTGGTCGTATTGATGAGAATAAACAACTCTCACATATTTTAAAAGCTTTTAAAATTTATCAAGAAGCGGGATATGATTACGGTTTAGATATTTATGGTCATGGAGAAAGCCGTCCTGTAGAGCAAATGGAACAAGCTATTCGTGAGCTTAATTTGGGTGATAAAGTTCAATTTCATGGCAAAACGAATCAACCGGATAAAGTGTTTAGTCAACACGTCGCATCATTGCTTACCAGTCAATTTGAAGGCTTTTCATTATCTGTGATGGAAAGTATTAATAATGGATGTCCAGTACTTGCATACGATATTCGTTATGGACCGAGAGAAATGATTAAAAATGGTGAAAATGGTTATCTCGTAGAATCACAAAATATTGAAGATTTAGCAGATAAAATGATGAAAATTACGGAGCACCCTATTACTGATGTGAAGTTAGATGACCGGTTTGCCATACAGCATGCAGCAGAAAAATATGCAGCGCTTCTTCAGTCAGTGGAATAA